From Marinomonas maritima:
GTTGCTCTCTTAGGATAATATGAAAAATCTGTGTCTATTTTTAGACTAATCTTCGTCGTCGGTCGTATTGATTCGGGCTAAGCGTTCTTGCTCTTCTTCAAACGCTTCTTTAATTTCCGACAGAACAGAATCTACATCGGCTTCTTCGGTTGGCTCATCAAATAAACCGGTTAGTACCGTTTCTGTTGTTAGCTTACCGGCTTCAAATAATGACCAAATTTCTTTGGCGTATTTTGTTTCCAGCAACTCGGGTGCTGACATGCCGTAGTAGTTACGCATGTTGTTGATATCGCGCTCTAGCATCCATTCCGCATTATTGTTTGCAGCGGCATCAACGGCTTGAGGTAAATCAATGATGACAGGGCCATGAGAATCAACCAGTACGTTGAATTCAGATAAGTCACCATGAATTAAACCAGCACACAGCATGCGTACAATGTCTTTTATAATGGTGTCATGATCTCGTTTGGCTTGTTCTTCACTAAGAACTACGTCATTCAAGCGAGGAGCGACTTCGCCGCTGTCGTCAGTGACAAGCTCCATTAGCAAGACGCCATCAAAGCAACCGTAAGGCGTAGGCGCACGAACACCCGCAGCGGCTAAGCGATATAACGCATCCACTTCCGCATTCTGCCAGAGGTTTTCTTGCTCATCTCGGCCAAACTTGGAGCCCTTTTCCATTGCTCGTGAGCGTCGGCTATTGCGAACTTTTCGACCTTCTCTGTATTGAACGGCTTGCTTAAAACTGCGCTTACCGGCTTCTTTATAGACTTTCGCGCAGCGGATTTCTGATCCACAGCGGACTACATAGACAGTCGCTTCTTTTCCGCTCATTAATTGTCGAAGGACTTCGTCTATTAAGCCATCTTCGATGAGGGGTTGTATTCTTTTAGGGATTTTCATGCGGCTCGTTATACAGTGATTAGATGACAAATGAAACTACCAGAAATAGAAATTAGACTATATTTCTGATGAGGCGAAATCATTTTTACCCTTTCATCATTAGGGCTATTCATTGAAATTACGCTTTTTATATTCATTTTTGACTAGATATTCAACCATATCATTGATTTTCATACCTTTTTCCTCTGCCAGTGCATTTAGTTTTTGCTTTGTATTTAGCGTCATACTGATGCTGTAAGGCTTTTTTCCACTCGATTTTTCTCGAAATTTTTTCTGACTCCACGCCTTCTTCATTTTATCAATGATGAGAGCTTTACGGTCTACGTTATCAGATAAATCGATAGTAGCAATAACCGCTGCTTTTTTTTCTGAATCGTTGCTTGGTATCCAAGCAGGTTCTAGCGGTCGTTGCGTAATGTTTTGGAGGTAAGACCACGCCCAAGCCCATTGGGAAGGATTATTTTCTTCGAACCAATGCGTTATGCCTTCATTAATACGTATGTCCTGCCATTTACTTTTAAGGTGATCAAGGATGTCCTGCTGTTGTTGGGCGTCCGCTTCACCATCATAAAAAGCGGTAAGAACATCGTTTTGCCTGTCTGCCGCATTTTCTCTTTCTATAGTAAAGGCTTTTTCTGCCAGTAACAGCAGCTCGTTGTCTTTAATGACGTCTTTTTCTAGGTCCGTTTCTGTTTTCTTGGTTTTGCCTTTGAGATAACACCAAGCCCAGTTACATAACCGTTCGTCTTTTTTATCTAACCATCGAAAATAACTGGAAGGAAGTTGAGTGGATTTAAAAGCAGAGCGCATCTGAGTTGAAAAATTCTGAGGAGCCCGGTTTTTCTTAATGAGGTTGTCTAATTCTTCATTCAGTTTATTTACGCGTTCTGTTGGCGAGTTACCACGTAAGTTTTTTAGCGAAGCGCTTCTTATATTTTTTAGTAAATAATCCACATAAAAAGTACATTCTCTTTCGGATGCGGCGTCCAGAAATTCAGCGTTGCTTTTGAGCATTTTTTATTACCTTTTGGTATATAGATATTCCATTAAGATAAAAACTACGGTGTAGAGTGTTCCGTAAATATTACGTGTATTTGTGTAAGTTGACAATAATTTTACAGTTGATTTATTGATTATATTTTCTAATAAAGATGATATTTTTTATCAAAAAATAGGCATTTTTCAGTCTTTTGACGATTGAATGTGGCTTTTAGTTAAAAGGTTATGAGAAAGGTGGTTTTTAGATGAGATTGATGTGTACCCTCGTATTTTGTTCATGTTGTAGCCTGACAGGGGCATTGAATAGAGGAATAAACGGGTTGAGGAAGTTGAGTTATTAGAAAAACAGGATGACTTTGTGTTTTTGATAATGTGAAGTGACAGTAAGAGGGTTTCAGCAAAACTAAACGAAAAGTAGGCGAGAGTGAGATATTTGGATTCGGTTGGTATTTTTATAGTTTGGGGGGTAATAGAGTCATAGAGGGGGATTTAATAAGGAACGGCTACGAATATGCTATCCGTAGCCGTGCTAAGTCTACATTCAGGGTAGTTTGGTTATGAATGGCCTAACGGCGCTTTTTCTTTGGCTTTTTATCTCTTGAAGAGTGTAAGCCAAGCGCTTTTGCTCTTTGTTCTTTTTTAGAGGGTTCGCGCTTTTTACTGGGCCTATCGACTTTATTTAAATCAGGTTCGAATCCAGGCAACCACTGTGGAACAAATTGCTCACCGACGAGTTTTTCGATATCGGTGAGTAAATAGCGCTCTTTTTCAGAGACTAAGGAAATAGCAAGCCCCGTTGCGCCAGCGCGCCCCGTTCTACCTATTCGATGAATGTAATCTTCTGCGTTATAAGGTAGTTCGTGATTCACTACATACAGTAGCTGCTCAATGTCGATGCCTCGTGCTGCGACGTCGGTTGCTACTAGCGCTCGTACTTTGCCAGCCTTAAAGTCCGCTAAGACACGATCGCGTGCCCCTTGAGATTTATCACCGTGAATAGATTGGGTTGCTACCCCGTCTTTCTGCATTTCTTTTGCTAATTCATCTGCACCTTGTTTAGTACGAGTGAAAATAAGTACTTGCTGCCAATTTTTTGAGCCAATTAAATACGATAAGAGCGCACTTTTGCGATCTTTATCAACGGCGTAAATAGTTTCCTCAACTTGAGTTGCCGTTGTATTACGATTGTCGACCTCGATGAGTTTAGGGTCTTTTAATAAGACTTTACTGAGTGCAAAAATGTCGTCATTAAAGGTGGCGGAAAAGAACAACGTTTGCCGCTTATAAGGGAGGGTTTTCAGTATTCTTTGGATGTCGATGATGAAACCCATGTCGAGCATTCGGTCGGCTTCATCTAACACCAAGGTTTGCACAGCGCTTAAATCAATGAGTTTTTTCATGACCAATTCAAGCAATCGCCCCGGTGTTGCGACCAATACATCGCAACCATTTCTTAGCGCATCAAGTTGTACATTAATGCTCGCCCCGCCATAAACGACAACGGATTTTATGGGTAGATTCTTGCTGTATTTTACAAAGCTAGCATGGACTTGTTGTGCAAGCTCACGAGTGGGCGTCAATACAAGAACCTGGATTCGGGAGGCATTATTTGCATTCTTAGCTTGTAGTATTTTGTGTAGAAGAGGTAAGGCAAACGCCGCCGTTTTCCCCGTCCCAGTTTGGGCGCCGGCCATGACATCTTTCTGTGCGAGTACGGCTGGAATGGCTGCTTGCTGAATGGGGGTGGGAATTGCATAGCCTAATTCGTCTATGACATCGGTGATTTCTTTAAGAAGTCCTAAAGAGGTAAAACTCATGAGTATCTCGCTGGTTATAAAAGGCGCTGAATAATGGCGCTAGTGTAGCATTGCATAAAAGAGGTCGGCTTTATTATTTGCTTTGCATGATGAAGTAAAGAGTGACGGTGGTGCCATAGTATGGCGCACCTATTAAAGTGACCGCTTTCGTATGGTTAAACACGACAACCCATACAGCACGACGATTAAAGCTGAAAAGAAAGTGGGATCGATTCCCCAGTGAAGGCTGATCGGTCTGATCATGAATAAGCTAAAAGCCACGGGGAGTAAAAGCAGAAACATACGGCTAATGCTAATGGTGAGCGTAAAGCCCTCCGCACAATGCCGACAAGCTTGAGCTCGGCGCAGGCTTTTTTTAAGGGTTGAGAGTGGCAGTGTTGCTTCGCAATGTGGGCATTTCATAGGGCAGACCTAAGTTGTGGTTTATTGTCGATGCGCGACAGTCTGCATGAGTCTTTGAGATGGCACAAGTTGAGGCGTTTAAAGGACGAGACGAAGGTGACGATAACCCTTCATTTATAGCATGGTTTATAGTGTTAGTCTTCCTAGCCAACTTGGATTCACTCATGCTCATACTTGTAATTAAATAACTAAAAAAGACGAGGCTTAACATTTGCGTTCTTATTTTTTGCTTATTGTTTTTTAACAATATAATCAAACTTATTTTTTATCCTTATATAACAGATCGTTAAGTATACTTCTTTTAAATTTCAGGAATTAAGTAAAAAATAAGAATAATTATCAACCGCGTTTCGTTGTAATAAAATTACCAAAATGTATCATTGTTTTTGAAAACATACGTTTTTGACAAGCTCTATTTATTATAAAAACAACATACATTTAGGTCTGATAATCATGAAAAAATCTATTATACATACTGCCATTGTTAGCAGTATTTTGTCTGTCAGTGCAGCCCATGCCGCCCCTTCTTTTGATGCTAATTTCGAGTTAAATACCGATGCTATTTCTAAGGCAGAAGGCGATACGACGTATGATCAAAATGGTCGTGTTGAGTTGAATGCATACAGTAAACATACTGCAGGTGATAACTTCTTCGCAGGTAAAGGTACTGTTCTGTTAAATACGGATGGTGAAGCAACGGTTGACGATGCTTTTATTAAGCTGGGTAATAGTACTTGGGATGTCCAGCTTGGTCGCTTTGAAGGGGTGAATCTATTTCCGCTTGGTAAAGACACCATGGTCGAACACGTTGCTGATGTTGACGTTTATCAAGCGAATAAAGTACGTGGCCGTGCTGGCGATGATGGTGGACAAATTGCTTTCCACTTTAATGCGAGTGAAAACGTAAAATTCGAAATCGATACGGTTTTTGGTGATGATGATACAGCGGGTGACGATACCGCTGCTATCTCAGGCATTCGCCCATCTGTTACGTTTATCACGGATGCTGCGACGTTCACGGCTGGTTTTGAAAGCGTTAAGTACGACTTGACGGCGGGCGGCGATGTTAGTCAATCTGGTTATGCTTTAACCGCTAACTTTGATGTTGCCGCTACGAACGTTAATCTTTCTGCTGCTTTCATGGACGATGATAATACCGATCAGAAAGTATCTTCTTTTGCGGCAAACATGACCTATGGGAATTTTGGTTTGGGTGTGATTGGATCGAATGTTGATAACAAAACAGGCGATGATCCGTCTTTGTTAACGACGTATGTGGCTTACACAATGCCAGTATTAGACATCGAAAATGCGACCGTTACATTAGCAGGCTCCTACTCCACCGCGGATAAAGTTGCCGCTGGCGCAAATGATAAAACAACCGCAGCACGTGTTCGTTTTAACTATTCGTTCTAATGCATAGTTAAAGATAAGAACAATACCGCTGGTTATTCCCTTTTCTGGCGATATTGTTCTTTCTTTATGCGAGCTTTTTACCCTTGCCCTTCATGTCTATTGGTTATCCAGTATTTCCTATTGCTATTACTCAATAACGCGCAAGGTCATTAAATCGCTGTCTTTGGTGATGACCAATGTTGGATCAACGCGCAAACAGCTGCCAGCATAGTGCCCAGCCACGGAAAAAGTACAGACTTGTGAGCGGTAGCCTTCAATGTCGGGCAGTTTCCAAAGTGCTTGAAATATTTGGTCCTGATGGGAAAAACGACCCGCAGTTTCTTCCATCAAAGCGTCTTCACCATCGAATAAACTGATGTTAAAACCACAACGGCCAGCAATAGGTTTACTCACATAGCCGTTGGTTTTAAGCGAGTCGCTTAATTCAAAAGACGATTCCAATAAATAAGGATGATCAGGGAAAAGCAGCCATAAAACAGGTAAAATCGCTTTATTGCTCGGAATAAGTGTCCAAAGTGGTTCATATACCATTACGTCTTTGCGTAACAACACATCCACTAAACGTGGCGCTGTGCTGCGTGGCACATCGGTTTGATAATCGCGTAGGCGTTGCTCGTCATCATCACATTCCGCGCGGATCTGATCTAACGCGGTTTCCCACGCCCATGTTTTCCAAACCCAGCGAATTTTAATGCCATCCGCATCCACGACGTCGCCGGCATCGTCCCAACGTAAACTGCTAACGCCTTTGATGATTTTGCAATGTAGGCCCGCTTTTTCCATGGTGCGTTTCATGAAAAGAGCGTGATAGTTTTCTTCAAGATCGGTGTCTTGCATGATGTGAATCACACCTTTCACGTCGCTGTTTTTCCACGCTTCAATCAATTCGTCGACCAGTTCCGTAGCAGAGCCATCTCCTTCATTGCCGCCATAATGCTTAGCCCATTTATCTTGGATGATCCCCGCTTCCATATAGCAAGAGGCCGAGTCACAGTTGTACTCGTAAACCTTGATACCTTGTGCAGATACGCTGAAATCGAACCTTCCAGTGATCATTTGATTACGACGATTATCCCAAGATTGATGAATCTTCGGCCACAGCGCCGGCGGAATGTTAAAGCTAGATAAAAGTTCATCGTTTTGTAATACGTAGTCTGTCGCGTGCATAAATAAAGCGTGCAATTCGTTGGTGGCGCGTTTCAGTTCCCGTTCAGCGGTTTGTGTCATGACCATGTATTTGTGGTCGTCTTCGACTCGGCTGGCGAGTTTGTGTCCACCCATCATATCGACAAAGGCTTCTTCCGCTGGGTTGGCGATATTTAGCCAAGCGCGTGTGGCTTGACCCTTGTCTGGCACATGGCGTAGTTGTAGGTCGAAAAGTGTTGGATCGTCAGGCTCTATATTTTCTGCATGCTGGTCATTGTCGGTTTGAATGACCCAACCTAAAATAGACGCGTCACCATAGGAGCAGCGTAACCAATAACCGCCATCGTCGCTGATTCGTGCTTCTAGTTCGCGGGAATAGTTTTGCCCTTCAGGCCAAACATGGTGACCAACGTTTTGTTCAATCAAATGCAGGCGATCCGGCATGACTTTGGTGATAATGGCAACATGGCCGGTGACTTCAAATTCGCCACCTTCGCTCCAAATTAACAAGGAGCCGACTTCTGGATGACGCAAGGATCCATTACGAAACGATTTCAGCGGTAAGCGGCTTTCGTCGACAATCAGTCGAGCGGACGTCAGACGGAAAATATCGTACGCCATGGCGACGTCATCAAAGATGTAGCCTTTATTGAGATACAACCAACGACGAGCAAACTCAACACATTGCCATTTGTAACCCATGAAAACGCCGTCCACATAACTGCGGTACGCATGACGATTGGGTAACTCGTTGTCATCGGCAGAATCGTAATCAGACGAGTAAACAGGGACGTTGCCTGGTGCTATGCCTAACAAGGTGCCAAAGGGTGTTGGTTTAGTGGAATCAGATACCATCGTGGTGAAATCCCTCACGCAAAAGCGTTTAATAGGGTCAAAGAAAAGACGATAAGAACACCGTCTTGGTGCTCGCAATATAGTCCTTGCAAAGTGGGCCTGCAAGCACTGAAAAGGTTATTTAATGAGCGACTATTCAGTAAAGAAAGTGCACGAGATTGTTTTTTAAAATTACTGCCATATGTAGTGTTTTATCTTTGATATCAAGATTGAAACTTATTCTGGAGCTCATCATGACAACTGCATCAACAACACTGTTTAGCCCTGTCAAATTAGGCGATTTAGAGCCGCCAAACCGTTTTGTAATGGCGCCTTTAACGCGCACACGCGCTCCTGGGCACCTACCAAACGCTTTGATGGCTGAGTATTACGCTCAGCGTGCTAGTACTGGTTTGGTCATTACTGAATGTACTATGGTAACTGAAGGCACCTCGTCTTTTGGAGACGATCCAGGCATTTATTCGCAAGAGCAAATTGAAGGCTGGAAGTTAACGACAGACGCGGTTCATAAAGCTGGTGGTCGTATTTTTATGCAAATTTGGCATGGCGGTCGCGCTGCGCACCCATTACTGAATGGCGGTAAAGATGCCGTCTCATCAAGTGCACTTGCAATCGAAGGTGAAACGCATACGCCGGAAGGTAAAAAGCCGTATACCGTACCGCGAGAATTGACCGTAAGTGAAATCAAAGCAATAGTGAACGATTTCCGACAAGGCGCGATTAATGCCAAAGAAGCAGGCTTTGATGGTGTTGAAGTTCATGGTGCGAATGGTTACTTGATTGATCAATTTTTGCGTGAAAGTGCGAATAAACGCACAGACGAATACGGCGGTTCTTTCGAAAATCGCGCACGATTTTTAACCGAAGTATTAGAAGCTGTGACAGAGGTTATGGGCAGTGGTCGAGTAGGATTACGCCTTTCACCTTTGAACAGCTTCCAAAGTATGAAAGAAAGTGATCCTCTCGCGTGGACTCGCTTCTTGGGTGAGTACCTAAATCGTTTTGATTTGGCTTACCTTCATCTGATGCGTGCTGACTTCTTTGGCTTACAAAAAGCGGATGTGGTGAGTGTGGCCCGCGAAGTTTACAAAGGCCACTTAATGGTTAACATGGGTTACAGCCCAGAAGAAGCGAACCAAGTGATTGCGAGTGGCCAAGCCGACAGTGTGGCATTTGGTACTGGCATCCTTGCGAATCCAGATTTCGTTGAGCGAGTTAAAGAAGGCGCAGAATTGAATCAACCAAATTCTGATACCTTCTATACGTCAGGCGCAGAAGGGTACACAGACTACCCGTTTATGACCGCGTCCTAGAGAATAGAAAATAACGAATAGAACACCACACGATTAAAAACGCCAAGGCAACTGCCTTGGCGTTTTTATTTGTGCGTTTTGAATGCCATTCATTTGCCTGTGTTTTATCAAAGAAAAAAGTACCTTGTTCAACACGGTTTAATGATTACAAAAGTGAACAAACGCATTTGAAATATGTGTGCTAGGTTTAAGTGTATATAAAAGAAGGTATGTTTGATCAGAATGCGATCGGACATAAAGCCATTTAGCTTGAATCTTTTGAGTGCAAACAAGGCACCTCAGAATAATTAAGGAAAAGAGCTAATACACTTAATTAGAGTTTAAGATGTTAAATACACTCAAAGGACGACTGTATCTTCTCTCAATTTTGATCGTTCTACCATTATACTGTTTTATTTACTGGAGCTTTGACTACAGCCGCGTCATCGTGCAAGAAGAATTGTTGAAAGCTGCAAAACTTGTTTCCAACCAAGCCGCTGAAAATCAACAGTCCTTGGTGGATTCTACTCAGCGCTTCTTGACATCATTAGTGTCTATTTCCCATATCCAACAACCCAATTCCGATGGCTGTCGTCGTTTTGTGCAGGAATTAACCCCCCTATTTGAGGGGTACGTCAACATTGGTGTCCCAAATGACAAAGGCATTTTGACCTGTAATGGCACGCAGTTGAAAAAAACCGTTGATGTGAGTGATCGACAATACATTCGTGACGCGCTGACCAAAAAAAGCTTTACCACAAGTGGCGTACAGGTAGATCGAGCGATGGGGCACCCCACGATTAATTTTGCTTACCCTGTGCCAAGCCGTGAAAATGAGACTGTTTCGGTTGGTGTCGCAGTGGTGGTTATTTCGCTCGATTGGTGGAGTACATTGCTTAGTCGCAATAATTTGCCAACTGACAGTGTTGCTTACGTATTGGACAGCAGTGGTCAGGCAGTGGCCAGTTATCCGAAAAATACGAGGTTTGAATATCCCGGGCATTTCAACACCATTTGGCAAAGCGATGACGGTGTTAATAGGATCTTTAATAAGAGAGAAGTGCTAAATAAAGATGGGCAAGTTCAGCTGACTTTCCTGACCGGCATGGCAGTTGACCAATCTCTTCAAATAGTTAATGAGCGCTACACTCTCATGGCTGTCATTTTTTCAATCCTTGTTTTGGTGATTTATGCGCTTTTTCAACTATTTTTTATTAATACAATATCGAGGCCATTACACAGACTTTCTGATCTTGCGCTTCGATTAGGTCGAAATGAACCTATTTATGCTGTCCGTTCTATTGGTGTTAAGGAAATGGACGATTTGCAGGGTTGTTTTATTAAAATGGCCGAGGGTAAATCTCAAGCCGAGGAAGAAATTATTCGGCTGGCTCAAACGGACAGTTTAACGGGAATGCCAAATCGTGACGCGTTTAATCGAAAGCTCTCAGACATTCTTGTTGTTGCAAAGGAAAATAAAAGCAAACTGGGGATCGTCCTAATTGATTTGGATAATTTCAAAGAAGTAAATGATACTCGTGGCCATGAGGTGGGAGATGACGTACTCAAAGAGATGGCGGAGCGTTTTACCCAGAACTGCTCTAATGCGCACTTTATTGGTCGGATCGGTGGTGATGAATTTATTTTCTTATTTGAGGGCGAGCATTCTAGTTCTGAAAAAATGTTAGTCCTAAGTGAAGAGATAATACGCTTAGTCAAACAACCTTTTACGGTGGCCTATGGTGATGTTGTTATGTCGGCCAGTGTGGGTGTTGTTCTTTACCCTGATGATGGAGAAAATATTAGGGAATTAATGGGCGCAGCGGATCAAGCGATGTATCACGCCAAAAAATGTGGGCGCGATACCATTCGCCGATTTAACAAGGAGTTAAAAGACACACTTATACAGAAAATGGCGTTGATTAAAGATTTACGTCACGCTATCTGTAATCAAGAGTTTTATTTGGTGTATCAACCCATTATTAATAGACAAGGCTTAGTCACAAAATTTGAAGCGCTTATTCGCTGGCAGCACCCAGAAAGAGGTTTGATATCACCAGATCAATTCATTGGGTTTGCCGAGGAATCAGGTCAGATTTTAGAGATAGGGGCTTGGGTTATTAACGAAGCGAAACGAGCTTTGCCGAAAATTCGTCAAGTGTACGGCAGTGACGCACAGGTCAGTGTGAATGTTTCACCTATGCAGCTATCGAACCATCACGATAATACATGTCAATTTTTGAACAGTTTGCTTACTCCGGACGATAATACGGAAGTAACGCAGCAAAAAAATGGCTTAGTGGTTGAAATAACTGAGCACCTTTTGATGAACTTAGATGAAAATACTCGCAAAGCACTGCTCGGCTTTCGGGAAAAAGGTATAGAGGTTGCTTTGGACGATTTTGGGACAGGCTATTCCTCTCTTTCCTATTTGATGAATTACGACATCGATTATTTAAAAATCGATAAAAGCTTTGTACAAAAACTGGATGACGAATCTTCCTCTGTGTCGCTATGTGAGGCCATCATTTCTATGGCGCATAAACTTAATATGTCAGTTATTGCGGAAGGTGTCGAAACGAAAGAACAGCGTGATGTATTACTAGAGTATGGCTGTGATTACCTACAAGGATTTTTCTTTTCCAGACCAATGAAATTGGATCAAGTTCTCGTATATAAACAGGAAAAATAAGATTAATAGACTCATAACAAGAGCGTACGTTTACGCGCTCTTGTTATGAAAATGATCTTCATAATACTTAACTCGGCATGCCGTCGAATGCTGGAACATCGACTAAGCTCTCATCCCAGTTGCCTTTACTGTCCATGAATATGTGCGCTTGAGGCTTGATATCAACGTCTGTGTCTAAACAGCCAGCAGGCACTGCAACCAACCCTCGAGCTTTGGCGTCGGTGGGCACATTTGATCCGCATAGCGAACAAAAAGTGCGAGCGAAATGGGTTTCTTCGTGGCGATAAAAGCGTATTTTATCCTCACCGCTTAACCAGCGTAATGCTGCGCCCGGCGCGAATAGACTCGCGCAATGAGCTGAACCTGATGTTTTACGACAACGACTACAATGACAAAGGAAAAACTTTTTAAATTCGCCTTCTAATTCAAATTTAACCGCGCCGCACAGGCAAGATCCAGTGTGAAGGTGACTCATAGTGACGTACTCCTAATGACGTAATTTTTATTATAGATGGCAGGATTCATCATTGTTAGATATTTTATTTTGGTATTAGTAGAGTACAAAAAAATGACCTTAAAGCAATATTAAGGCCATTTTTTACTTTCCGAAACGCATTTGAAGACTTTTTTTGACTGTTTCTATTGCGCGGTATACCCCCCATCAATGACGATAGCTTGTCCAGTTACGCCTTTTGCCGAAGGGCTGGTGAGAAACAAACAGTAGTCCGAAATTTCATCTACGGTGAGTAAGCGTCGTTGCGGCACCAGCGGCCAAATGACTTCTTCTAATACGTTGTCGAGGGAGACGTTGCGCGTCTTTGCTAACTCTGCCAGCTGATTCCTCACCAAGGGCGTGTCCACATAGCCGGGACACAGCGCATTGATGGTCACACCAAAAGGCGCGGCTTCGAGTGCTGCGACCTTAGTGAGGCCAATTACGCCATGTTTGGCAGAGTTATAGCCTGCTTTCCCTGCAAAACCGATTAAGCCATTAATTGACGCCATATTAATGATTCGACCATCGCCTTTTTCTTTCATCAGCGGCAGTATTTTCTTGATCGCCAGAAAGGGCGCGATCAACATAATGTCGATTAACCGACGGTACGTTTCTGAAGGAAATTCTTCAATGGGCGCAATATATTGAACACCAGCATTATTGATCAGAATGTCGATGTGGCCAAATTGCTCAATGGCGGAATCTATGGCGCCCATAAACTGCGTTTCATTGGTGACATCACAGGCAAAGAAAGCACAGTGCTGATTAAATTCAGACAGTCGATTTTTAGCGTCTTCGATTGCACTCTGACTGAAATCTAAAATGGCGACATTCATATTGGATTTGAGAAATGCATGGGCAATCTCTAACCCTATGCCACTGGCCGCTCCCGTAATTAAGACTGTTTTATTGTTCATTTTTTATTCTCCAAACTGGAAAGCAAGCGGCTAACCGTAAATTACTTCTGGTAACCAAAGGACGAGATCTGGAAATAAGAAGACCAAAAGTACCGCCAACAACTGCAAAAGGACGAATGGAATGACGCCTTTGTATATGTGTAGTGTGGTCACACCAGGTGGTGCGACACCCTTGAGA
This genomic window contains:
- a CDS encoding DEAD/DEAH box helicase, with translation MSFTSLGLLKEITDVIDELGYAIPTPIQQAAIPAVLAQKDVMAGAQTGTGKTAAFALPLLHKILQAKNANNASRIQVLVLTPTRELAQQVHASFVKYSKNLPIKSVVVYGGASINVQLDALRNGCDVLVATPGRLLELVMKKLIDLSAVQTLVLDEADRMLDMGFIIDIQRILKTLPYKRQTLFFSATFNDDIFALSKVLLKDPKLIEVDNRNTTATQVEETIYAVDKDRKSALLSYLIGSKNWQQVLIFTRTKQGADELAKEMQKDGVATQSIHGDKSQGARDRVLADFKAGKVRALVATDVAARGIDIEQLLYVVNHELPYNAEDYIHRIGRTGRAGATGLAISLVSEKERYLLTDIEKLVGEQFVPQWLPGFEPDLNKVDRPSKKREPSKKEQRAKALGLHSSRDKKPKKKRR
- a CDS encoding carbohydrate porin; translated protein: MKKSIIHTAIVSSILSVSAAHAAPSFDANFELNTDAISKAEGDTTYDQNGRVELNAYSKHTAGDNFFAGKGTVLLNTDGEATVDDAFIKLGNSTWDVQLGRFEGVNLFPLGKDTMVEHVADVDVYQANKVRGRAGDDGGQIAFHFNASENVKFEIDTVFGDDDTAGDDTAAISGIRPSVTFITDAATFTAGFESVKYDLTAGGDVSQSGYALTANFDVAATNVNLSAAFMDDDNTDQKVSSFAANMTYGNFGLGVIGSNVDNKTGDDPSLLTTYVAYTMPVLDIENATVTLAGSYSTADKVAAGANDKTTAARVRFNYSF
- the gss gene encoding bifunctional glutathionylspermidine amidase/synthase; protein product: MVSDSTKPTPFGTLLGIAPGNVPVYSSDYDSADDNELPNRHAYRSYVDGVFMGYKWQCVEFARRWLYLNKGYIFDDVAMAYDIFRLTSARLIVDESRLPLKSFRNGSLRHPEVGSLLIWSEGGEFEVTGHVAIITKVMPDRLHLIEQNVGHHVWPEGQNYSRELEARISDDGGYWLRCSYGDASILGWVIQTDNDQHAENIEPDDPTLFDLQLRHVPDKGQATRAWLNIANPAEEAFVDMMGGHKLASRVEDDHKYMVMTQTAERELKRATNELHALFMHATDYVLQNDELLSSFNIPPALWPKIHQSWDNRRNQMITGRFDFSVSAQGIKVYEYNCDSASCYMEAGIIQDKWAKHYGGNEGDGSATELVDELIEAWKNSDVKGVIHIMQDTDLEENYHALFMKRTMEKAGLHCKIIKGVSSLRWDDAGDVVDADGIKIRWVWKTWAWETALDQIRAECDDDEQRLRDYQTDVPRSTAPRLVDVLLRKDVMVYEPLWTLIPSNKAILPVLWLLFPDHPYLLESSFELSDSLKTNGYVSKPIAGRCGFNISLFDGEDALMEETAGRFSHQDQIFQALWKLPDIEGYRSQVCTFSVAGHYAGSCLRVDPTLVITKDSDLMTLRVIE
- a CDS encoding PA4780 family RIO1-like protein kinase gives rise to the protein MKIPKRIQPLIEDGLIDEVLRQLMSGKEATVYVVRCGSEIRCAKVYKEAGKRSFKQAVQYREGRKVRNSRRSRAMEKGSKFGRDEQENLWQNAEVDALYRLAAAGVRAPTPYGCFDGVLLMELVTDDSGEVAPRLNDVVLSEEQAKRDHDTIIKDIVRMLCAGLIHGDLSEFNVLVDSHGPVIIDLPQAVDAAANNNAEWMLERDINNMRNYYGMSAPELLETKYAKEIWSLFEAGKLTTETVLTGLFDEPTEEADVDSVLSEIKEAFEEEQERLARINTTDDED
- a CDS encoding alkene reductase — its product is MTTASTTLFSPVKLGDLEPPNRFVMAPLTRTRAPGHLPNALMAEYYAQRASTGLVITECTMVTEGTSSFGDDPGIYSQEQIEGWKLTTDAVHKAGGRIFMQIWHGGRAAHPLLNGGKDAVSSSALAIEGETHTPEGKKPYTVPRELTVSEIKAIVNDFRQGAINAKEAGFDGVEVHGANGYLIDQFLRESANKRTDEYGGSFENRARFLTEVLEAVTEVMGSGRVGLRLSPLNSFQSMKESDPLAWTRFLGEYLNRFDLAYLHLMRADFFGLQKADVVSVAREVYKGHLMVNMGYSPEEANQVIASGQADSVAFGTGILANPDFVERVKEGAELNQPNSDTFYTSGAEGYTDYPFMTAS